In Geothermobacter ehrlichii, a genomic segment contains:
- a CDS encoding murein hydrolase activator EnvC family protein: MTRRGVPLLFLLLVLLWPTAAVARDAGSTRSELEAVQKKIRATEQQLRQRREQARRLVVQLHKTDARLGRIRQALARGQRRLAELEREIGSQQKAVEQAERARNRTAQKLKKRLIALYKGGETQFFKVLFSARSPATMAEDYDFFRRMVHRDRELLATYRQQRQQAERELQRLESLSGEQKRILADRRRQEKELTASRREKQRLLARIRQDEEALAVLLHELEEKARRLTDLVRELERGERRRGGVAGTSFRNQKGRLPWPVRGPIRVGFGTGRHPVLGTRYESHGIEIVVNGEKPIRAVWDGRVIFAKPFRGYGNLMIIDHGDGFYTLYAQASRLLHKPGDRVERGEKIAISGFEGSDVVYFEIRQGSKPIDPLDWLAGRR; the protein is encoded by the coding sequence ATGACCCGCCGGGGAGTGCCACTGCTTTTCCTGCTGCTCGTTCTGCTCTGGCCCACCGCTGCCGTGGCGCGTGATGCCGGGAGTACCCGCAGCGAACTGGAGGCGGTACAGAAGAAGATTCGCGCTACCGAGCAGCAGCTCCGGCAGCGCCGGGAGCAGGCGCGACGGCTGGTCGTCCAGCTGCACAAAACCGATGCCCGTCTCGGCCGCATCCGCCAGGCGCTGGCGCGAGGGCAGCGGCGTCTGGCCGAACTCGAGCGGGAGATCGGTTCGCAGCAAAAAGCGGTCGAGCAGGCGGAGAGGGCCCGGAACCGGACCGCGCAAAAGCTGAAGAAACGGCTGATCGCGCTGTACAAGGGCGGGGAAACCCAGTTTTTCAAGGTGCTCTTTTCCGCCCGTTCGCCGGCAACCATGGCCGAGGATTACGATTTCTTCCGCCGCATGGTGCACAGGGACCGGGAGCTGCTTGCCACCTACCGGCAGCAGCGGCAGCAGGCCGAAAGGGAGCTGCAGCGGCTGGAGAGCCTGAGTGGCGAACAGAAGCGGATTCTGGCCGATCGCCGGCGACAGGAGAAGGAGCTGACTGCCAGCCGGCGGGAAAAGCAGCGGCTTCTGGCGCGGATACGGCAGGATGAGGAAGCTCTGGCCGTCTTGCTGCACGAGCTGGAGGAGAAGGCCCGACGGCTGACCGACCTGGTTCGCGAGTTGGAGCGCGGCGAAAGGCGCCGGGGTGGTGTTGCCGGCACCAGTTTCCGAAACCAGAAAGGGCGTCTGCCCTGGCCGGTCAGGGGGCCGATCCGGGTCGGTTTCGGCACCGGGCGTCACCCGGTGCTGGGCACCCGTTACGAAAGCCATGGCATCGAGATCGTGGTCAACGGCGAGAAACCGATCCGCGCTGTCTGGGACGGCCGGGTGATCTTTGCCAAGCCGTTCCGGGGCTATGGTAACCTGATGATCATCGACCACGGCGACGGTTTCTACACCCTCTACGCCCAGGCCAGCAGGCTGTTGCATAAACCGGGCGACCGGGTTGAACGGGGCGAGAAGATCGCCATCTCCGGTTTCGAGGGTTCTGACGTGGTCTATTTCGAAATCCGGCAGGGGAGCAAACCGATCGATCCCCTGGATTGGCTGGCCGGCAGACGCTAG
- a CDS encoding S41 family peptidase: protein MRGVFRHLILTGILLVAAAGMAQAAAPDKAAGDEKSAYEELRLFTDVLTIVRKSYVEQVDLSQLVHGAIEGMLATLDPHSGYMPPEMFEEMQIDTTGEFGGLGIEITMEDGVLTIVTPLEDTPASRAGLQPGDQIVRIEEKSTKNMNLMEAVRLMRGPAGTEISLAIAREGEERLLEVSLVREIIKIHSVKARLLDDGIGYVRIAQFQERTADDLRRALDDLVAETGGELDGLVLDLRNNPGGLLEQAVKVADAFLKEGLIVYTEGRDEESQMSFSAEADGTEPDCPLVVLINSGSASASEIVAGALRDHRRALILGTRSFGKGSVQTIIPLEDGSGLRLTTARYFTPNGTSIQARGIRPDIEVHSLKTTEEIGGEHLREADLENHFDAPEEGPSRPASSRLSDEDRADYQLMRALDLLRGMQVFRSLSRPAA, encoded by the coding sequence ATGCGTGGAGTGTTCAGGCACCTGATACTGACAGGGATTCTGCTGGTCGCCGCAGCCGGCATGGCGCAGGCCGCGGCCCCGGACAAGGCCGCCGGCGATGAAAAGTCGGCTTACGAGGAGTTGAGGCTCTTTACCGACGTGTTGACCATCGTTCGCAAAAGCTACGTCGAGCAGGTCGACCTGTCACAGCTGGTTCATGGCGCCATCGAAGGCATGCTGGCGACTCTTGATCCCCACTCCGGCTACATGCCGCCGGAGATGTTCGAGGAGATGCAGATCGACACTACCGGCGAGTTCGGCGGTCTCGGCATCGAGATCACCATGGAGGACGGTGTGCTGACCATCGTCACCCCGCTCGAAGATACGCCGGCGTCCCGGGCCGGACTGCAGCCCGGCGACCAGATCGTCAGGATCGAGGAGAAGTCGACCAAGAACATGAACCTCATGGAGGCGGTGCGGCTGATGCGTGGCCCCGCCGGCACGGAAATCAGCCTGGCCATCGCCCGCGAAGGCGAGGAGCGTCTGCTCGAGGTCTCCCTGGTCAGGGAAATCATCAAGATTCATTCGGTCAAGGCGCGGCTGCTCGACGATGGCATCGGCTATGTCCGCATTGCCCAGTTCCAGGAGCGCACCGCCGACGATCTGCGCCGGGCCCTGGACGATCTGGTGGCCGAGACGGGAGGCGAGCTCGACGGCCTGGTCCTCGATCTGCGCAACAATCCAGGCGGTCTGCTCGAGCAGGCGGTGAAGGTGGCCGACGCCTTCCTGAAAGAGGGGCTCATCGTCTATACCGAGGGGCGTGACGAGGAGAGCCAGATGTCCTTTTCCGCCGAGGCCGACGGCACCGAGCCCGACTGCCCGCTGGTGGTCCTGATCAACAGCGGCAGCGCCAGCGCCTCGGAGATCGTCGCCGGTGCCCTGCGCGATCACCGCCGGGCGCTGATTCTCGGAACCCGCAGCTTCGGCAAGGGCTCGGTGCAGACCATCATTCCGCTCGAGGACGGTTCGGGTCTGCGGCTGACCACGGCACGCTACTTCACGCCCAACGGCACCTCGATTCAGGCCCGGGGCATCCGTCCCGACATCGAGGTCCATTCCCTGAAGACGACGGAGGAGATCGGCGGCGAACACCTGCGGGAGGCCGACCTGGAAAACCATTTCGATGCGCCGGAAGAGGGGCCGTCCCGTCCGGCGTCATCGCGGCTGAGTGACGAGGACCGGGCCGATTACCAACTGATGCGGGCCCTCGACCTGCTACGCGGGATGCAGGTCTTCCGTTCGCTGTCCCGGCCGGCGGCCTGA
- a CDS encoding divergent polysaccharide deacetylase family protein, producing the protein MQDRKKRQRRKTGRRGTSRPASSRPALGLRLALAILFLCGFLVGSLVLLSHLRQSYRPPAESPSADLLLADARVELESALLRSGIALGDLEVVRENGVTVMRARGRLPEERILRQLAQRLRRLSPQLRLQVSRPQSRLEIALDGESRFRLHFVPPPASAADDSPRVAIIIDDMGRSLQAARELLAVGLPVTFSVLPNTPKAAETATLVHRYGREVMLHLPMEPLGYPAADPGRDALMVSLSDAEIRRRFLKYLEIVPYAVGGNNHMGSRFTADRRGMEVVLGLMRREGLFFIDSRTSGASIAAAMAEKMGVPTASRDMFLDNEQDVGAIARQIRQLIAKARRKGEAIGICHPYPETIRALAREKAFIENSGVQVVPASKLLRQRRVVSRAPVN; encoded by the coding sequence ATGCAGGACAGAAAGAAAAGACAGCGGCGCAAAACCGGCCGCAGGGGGACGAGCCGGCCGGCGTCCTCCCGTCCCGCCCTGGGGCTGCGGCTGGCGCTGGCCATCCTCTTTCTCTGCGGTTTTCTGGTCGGCAGCCTGGTCCTGCTGTCGCACCTGCGGCAGAGTTACCGGCCGCCTGCCGAATCGCCGTCGGCCGACCTGCTGCTGGCCGACGCCCGGGTCGAACTGGAAAGCGCCCTTTTGCGCAGCGGCATCGCTCTGGGCGATCTCGAGGTTGTCCGGGAAAATGGAGTGACCGTCATGCGGGCCCGCGGCCGGCTGCCGGAGGAGCGGATTCTGCGACAGCTCGCGCAGCGGCTGCGCCGCCTTTCGCCTCAGCTGCGGCTGCAGGTGTCGCGGCCGCAGAGCCGGCTGGAGATCGCCCTCGACGGCGAGTCGCGGTTTCGGCTGCACTTCGTGCCGCCGCCGGCTTCCGCCGCCGATGACAGCCCGCGGGTGGCGATCATCATCGACGATATGGGCAGGAGCCTGCAGGCGGCCCGCGAGTTGCTGGCCGTCGGTTTGCCGGTGACCTTTTCGGTCCTTCCCAACACGCCGAAGGCGGCGGAGACGGCAACCCTCGTTCACCGTTACGGTCGCGAAGTCATGCTGCACCTGCCGATGGAGCCTCTCGGCTATCCGGCCGCCGATCCGGGACGGGACGCCCTCATGGTTTCTCTGTCCGATGCGGAGATCAGGCGCCGCTTTCTCAAGTACCTTGAGATCGTTCCTTACGCCGTCGGCGGCAACAATCACATGGGATCGCGCTTCACCGCCGACCGGCGGGGGATGGAGGTGGTGCTCGGCCTGATGCGCCGGGAGGGGCTCTTCTTCATCGACAGCCGGACCAGCGGTGCCTCGATCGCCGCCGCCATGGCCGAAAAGATGGGGGTGCCGACCGCCTCGCGCGACATGTTCCTCGACAACGAGCAGGATGTCGGCGCCATCGCCCGGCAGATCCGGCAGCTGATCGCCAAGGCGCGCCGAAAGGGGGAGGCCATTGGCATCTGCCACCCCTATCCGGAAACCATCCGCGCCCTGGCCCGGGAGAAGGCGTTCATCGAGAACAGCGGCGTGCAGGTGGTGCCGGCGTCGAAGCTGTTGCGTCAGCGGCGCGTGGTCAGTCGTGCGCCCGTGAACTGA
- a CDS encoding ParA family protein — translation MQPYVVTIASEKGGVGKTTLATNLAIYLKALREDLAVTLFSFDNHFSVDQMFRIGSEKPRGTVFDLLLGRPLPELVATGEFGVQYIPSSLRLPELRPRLRDPSLLASLLGRSGLGGILIIDTRPDLDEFTANALFAADRVIVPVKDTPSLENTRRLYRFFEHHDLPKQALRILPCLVDSRIRYQDGPFENPYQLLKAYALNRGYRCMEGFIAKSPKVESLNTNPEGKVYPVLTHGRGTEVHLQLAHLARQVILDADACEDRRLDSWLRQEQDEIRRRQLEHRQRLERVAFRCLACGKALPTAGLEAFYLENSDGRLAGFVESPCLTDLVFSSVYRNRQGDADSGLRDMFLESALRSYFVLSGPEPDRLVFHRFDEDGRILSSKTLTTGGGFFGRSRPPLTQFWERLRDRLGDDDFLLLRRGVPGQAEDLLANRPYRDFCRTRQLVSMQLSSRAHD, via the coding sequence ATGCAGCCCTACGTGGTCACCATCGCCAGTGAAAAGGGAGGAGTCGGCAAGACCACTCTCGCCACCAACCTGGCCATCTATCTCAAGGCCCTGCGCGAGGATCTCGCCGTCACCCTGTTCAGCTTCGACAACCACTTTTCAGTCGACCAGATGTTCCGCATCGGCAGCGAAAAGCCGCGGGGAACGGTCTTTGATCTGCTTCTCGGCCGTCCCCTGCCGGAGCTGGTCGCCACCGGCGAATTCGGCGTTCAGTACATCCCTTCGAGCCTGCGGCTGCCCGAGTTGCGACCCAGGCTGCGCGATCCGTCCCTGCTCGCTTCCCTGCTCGGCCGCAGCGGACTCGGCGGCATCCTGATCATCGACACCCGTCCCGACCTGGACGAGTTCACCGCCAACGCCCTGTTTGCCGCCGACCGGGTGATCGTGCCGGTCAAGGACACACCCTCGCTGGAGAACACCCGCCGGCTCTACCGCTTCTTCGAACATCACGACCTGCCGAAGCAGGCGCTGCGCATCCTTCCCTGCCTGGTCGATTCCCGCATCCGCTACCAGGACGGCCCCTTCGAAAATCCCTACCAGCTGCTCAAGGCCTACGCCCTGAACCGCGGCTACCGCTGCATGGAAGGCTTCATCGCCAAGAGCCCGAAGGTCGAATCCCTCAACACCAATCCCGAGGGCAAGGTCTACCCGGTGCTGACCCACGGACGGGGGACCGAGGTACACCTGCAGCTGGCGCACCTGGCGCGGCAGGTGATCCTCGACGCCGACGCCTGTGAAGACCGGAGACTCGACAGCTGGCTGCGCCAGGAGCAGGACGAAATCCGCCGGCGCCAGCTGGAACACCGGCAACGCCTGGAACGGGTCGCCTTCCGCTGCCTGGCCTGCGGCAAGGCCCTGCCGACGGCGGGACTCGAGGCCTTCTACCTTGAAAACAGTGACGGCCGTCTTGCCGGATTCGTCGAGTCGCCCTGCCTGACCGACCTGGTCTTCAGCTCGGTCTACCGCAACCGCCAGGGCGATGCCGACAGCGGCCTGCGCGACATGTTTCTCGAATCGGCGCTGCGCAGCTATTTCGTCCTCTCCGGTCCAGAACCGGACCGGCTTGTCTTCCACCGTTTCGACGAAGACGGCCGGATCCTGTCGAGCAAGACCCTGACCACCGGCGGCGGCTTCTTCGGCCGCTCCCGCCCCCCCCTGACCCAGTTCTGGGAGCGCCTGCGCGACCGGCTGGGCGACGACGACTTTCTGCTCCTGCGCCGGGGCGTTCCCGGCCAGGCGGAGGACCTGCTGGCCAACCGCCCCTACCGCGACTTCTGCCGCACCCGGCAGCTGGTCAGCATGCAGCTCAGTTCACGGGCGCACGACTGA
- the xseA gene encoding exodeoxyribonuclease VII large subunit: MRNADDFSRPLSVSRLVLLLQELVEDNFVQVLVEGEISNFSAPASGHLYLTLKDAEAQIRAVMFRSQARRLRFVPENGLQVVCRGRVAVYRQRGELQLVLDGMEPQGLGGLQLAFEQLKRKLEAEGLFAEARKRPLPAFPRRIGIVTSPTGAAIRDMLNVLRRRSGGIDVLLCPVRVQGEEAAAEIARGIADLNRVEDVDIIIVGRGGGSMEDLWAFNEEVVARAIAASPTPVVSAVGHETDWTIADFVADLRAPTPSAAAELVVKNRLELESHIDHLLMRLQRPLRDRLRLLQARVEGLRRRLLPPKERLRLQNQRLDELRRRLLAAWGLTDTRRRERLALLSARLDLLSPLQTLGRGYSIVFRERDGKIVRRAGEVAAGEKLRVRLHRGELRAVVEKTSS, from the coding sequence ATGAGGAATGCAGACGATTTTTCCCGGCCGCTAAGCGTCTCGCGGTTGGTGCTGCTGCTGCAGGAGCTGGTCGAGGACAATTTCGTCCAGGTGCTGGTCGAAGGCGAAATCTCCAATTTTTCCGCTCCCGCCTCGGGGCATCTCTACCTGACGCTGAAGGATGCCGAGGCGCAGATCCGGGCGGTGATGTTCCGCTCCCAGGCGCGGCGGCTGCGGTTTGTGCCGGAAAACGGCCTGCAGGTCGTCTGCCGCGGCCGGGTTGCCGTCTACCGGCAGCGCGGCGAGCTGCAACTGGTGCTCGATGGCATGGAGCCGCAGGGGCTGGGTGGACTGCAGCTGGCCTTCGAGCAGCTCAAGAGAAAGCTCGAAGCCGAAGGCCTGTTCGCCGAGGCGCGCAAAAGGCCGCTTCCGGCCTTTCCGCGGCGGATCGGCATCGTCACCTCGCCGACCGGGGCGGCGATCCGCGACATGCTCAACGTGCTGCGGCGACGCAGCGGCGGTATCGATGTCCTGCTGTGTCCGGTGCGGGTGCAGGGGGAGGAGGCAGCCGCCGAGATCGCCAGAGGCATCGCCGACCTGAACCGGGTGGAGGATGTCGACATCATCATCGTCGGCCGGGGCGGCGGTAGCATGGAAGATCTCTGGGCCTTCAACGAGGAGGTGGTGGCGCGGGCCATCGCCGCTTCCCCCACGCCCGTCGTGTCGGCGGTCGGTCACGAGACGGACTGGACCATCGCCGATTTCGTCGCCGACCTGCGGGCGCCGACGCCCAGCGCGGCCGCCGAGCTGGTAGTGAAGAACCGGCTGGAGCTGGAAAGCCATATCGACCATCTGCTGATGCGGCTGCAGCGACCGTTGCGCGACCGCCTTCGCCTGCTGCAGGCCAGGGTCGAGGGCCTGAGGCGGCGCCTGCTGCCGCCGAAGGAGCGGCTTCGACTGCAGAACCAGCGGCTGGACGAGCTTCGCCGCCGGCTGCTGGCGGCCTGGGGGTTGACCGACACCCGGCGGCGCGAGCGGCTGGCCCTGCTGTCGGCCCGGCTCGATCTGCTCTCGCCGCTGCAGACCCTCGGGCGAGGCTACAGCATCGTTTTTCGTGAACGCGACGGCAAGATCGTGCGCCGGGCCGGGGAGGTGGCCGCCGGCGAGAAGCTGCGTGTCCGCCTGCACCGGGGCGAGCTGCGGGCCGTGGTCGAAAAGACCTCATCGTGA
- the xseB gene encoding exodeoxyribonuclease VII small subunit, which translates to MTDISFEQALKELEALVERLESGDLPLEESLRCFEEGIARAAACQKRLQQAEARIEQLLHDDEGNLRIEPFADGED; encoded by the coding sequence ATGACGGATATCAGTTTTGAACAGGCGCTGAAAGAACTGGAAGCCCTGGTGGAAAGGCTCGAATCGGGCGATCTGCCGCTGGAAGAGTCGTTGCGCTGTTTCGAGGAAGGCATCGCCCGGGCCGCCGCCTGCCAGAAGCGGCTGCAGCAGGCCGAGGCGCGGATCGAGCAGCTGTTGCACGACGACGAGGGGAACCTGCGCATCGAACCCTTCGCCGACGGGGAGG